From one Rubrobacter xylanophilus genomic stretch:
- a CDS encoding leucyl aminopeptidase translates to MVEIRINTAAPEEVPTPLLAVGVRAGASPPGRLAEVADPALSGGDFSGEEGETALLYTGGAIAAQRLLLVGLGNEDSLSPERLRRMAAAAARRGRSSGAREAALVVDGGGQEVRAAAEGAELGLYRFFRYKSSGREEDGELERLELLVDGRREEEARRGLRVGLAAAAAAITARDLANEPSNIATPGFLAERAREIARRHGMACTVLDRTAIEEEGLAGLAAVGRAAGNEPRFIVLEHRRGGEAPPVVLVGKAVTFDSGGISIKPSSGMEDMKYDMSGGAAVLGAMEAVGRLELPLNVVALVPATENLPGGRAFKPGDVLRLHSGKTAEIVSTDAEGRLILADALSYARRYAPSAVIDCATLTGACVVALGHHASGLMGNDEDLIAELRAAGEAAGERAWPLPLFEEYTEQIKGDVADIKNSGGRPGGALTAGAFLKEFADYPWAHLDVAGTAYTKESGGYRTKGATGVPARLLVEFLLGRTEVAA, encoded by the coding sequence TTGGTCGAGATCCGTATAAACACCGCCGCTCCGGAGGAGGTCCCCACCCCCCTTCTGGCGGTGGGGGTGCGTGCGGGGGCCTCGCCACCGGGCCGCCTGGCGGAGGTCGCCGACCCGGCCCTCTCCGGCGGGGATTTCTCGGGCGAGGAGGGGGAGACGGCGCTCCTGTACACCGGCGGCGCGATCGCCGCGCAGCGGCTCCTCCTGGTGGGCCTCGGGAACGAGGACTCCCTCTCCCCGGAGAGGCTGCGGCGGATGGCGGCCGCGGCGGCGCGGCGGGGCCGCTCCTCGGGAGCCCGGGAGGCCGCGCTCGTGGTCGATGGAGGCGGGCAAGAGGTCCGGGCGGCCGCGGAAGGAGCGGAGCTCGGCCTCTACCGCTTCTTCCGCTACAAGAGCTCCGGTAGGGAGGAGGACGGAGAGCTCGAGCGGCTGGAGCTGCTCGTCGACGGGCGGCGCGAGGAGGAGGCCCGACGCGGGCTGCGCGTCGGGTTGGCCGCGGCCGCGGCGGCCATCACGGCCCGCGACCTCGCCAACGAACCCTCCAACATCGCCACCCCGGGGTTTCTGGCCGAACGGGCCCGGGAGATCGCCCGCCGCCACGGCATGGCATGCACCGTCCTCGACCGGACCGCCATCGAGGAGGAGGGCCTCGCCGGGCTCGCCGCCGTAGGACGGGCTGCGGGGAACGAACCGCGCTTCATCGTCCTGGAGCACCGCCGGGGAGGGGAGGCTCCCCCCGTCGTCCTCGTCGGCAAGGCGGTGACCTTCGACTCCGGTGGGATCTCCATCAAGCCCTCCTCGGGGATGGAGGACATGAAGTACGACATGAGCGGCGGGGCCGCGGTGCTCGGGGCGATGGAGGCGGTGGGGCGGCTGGAGCTCCCGCTCAACGTCGTCGCCCTCGTCCCGGCCACCGAGAACCTGCCCGGCGGCCGCGCCTTCAAGCCCGGCGACGTCCTGCGGCTCCACTCCGGCAAGACCGCCGAGATAGTCTCCACCGACGCGGAGGGCCGCCTTATTTTGGCGGATGCCCTCTCCTACGCCCGCCGCTACGCGCCCTCCGCCGTCATCGACTGCGCTACCCTCACCGGGGCCTGCGTCGTCGCCCTCGGCCACCACGCCTCCGGCCTGATGGGCAACGACGAAGACCTCATCGCCGAGCTGCGGGCGGCCGGAGAGGCCGCGGGTGAGCGGGCCTGGCCGCTGCCCCTCTTCGAGGAGTACACCGAGCAGATAAAGGGCGACGTCGCCGACATAAAGAACAGCGGCGGGCGTCCCGGCGGCGCCCTGACCGCCGGTGCCTTCCTCAAGGAGTTCGCCGACTACCCGTGGGCCCACCTGGACGTCGCGGGCACCGCCTACACGAAGGAGAGCGGCGGCTACCGGACCAAGGGGGCGACCGGCGTACCGGCCCGGCTGCTGGTGGAGTTCCTGCTCGGGCGAACGGAGGTGGCGGCGTGA
- a CDS encoding MogA/MoaB family molybdenum cofactor biosynthesis protein — MSESVERHRSAAPEGVRVAVLTISDTRTPETDTGGDTAQEILERAGHEVVARHIVKDEPSSIRTALVDLLSRKEVDAVITTGGTGISGRDTTYEVAERLLHKRLDGFGEIFRTLSYQEVGSAAILSRAIAGTVGSKFVACLPGSRNAVRLAAEKLLAPELSHVVFELRKHEKGR; from the coding sequence GTGAGCGAGAGCGTCGAGCGCCACCGCAGCGCGGCCCCCGAGGGGGTAAGGGTGGCGGTGCTCACCATAAGCGACACCCGCACCCCCGAGACGGACACCGGGGGAGACACGGCGCAGGAGATCCTGGAGCGGGCCGGGCACGAGGTCGTCGCCCGGCACATCGTCAAGGACGAGCCCTCGAGCATCCGCACCGCGCTGGTGGACCTCCTCTCCCGCAAGGAGGTGGACGCGGTGATCACCACCGGCGGCACCGGCATCTCCGGCCGGGACACCACCTACGAGGTCGCCGAGCGGCTCCTACACAAGCGGCTGGACGGGTTCGGGGAGATCTTCCGGACCCTCTCCTACCAGGAGGTGGGCTCCGCGGCGATCCTGAGCCGGGCCATCGCCGGAACCGTGGGCTCCAAGTTCGTCGCCTGCCTGCCGGGCTCGCGCAACGCCGTCCGGCTCGCGGCGGAGAAGCTTCTGGCCCCCGAGCTCTCGCACGTGGTCTTCGAGCTCCGCAAGCACGAGAAAGGCAGGTAA
- a CDS encoding ABC transporter permease: MNKIHLPSPRGAFRVWQRDLTVFGKFWKAALMPNFIEPFFYLAAMGLGLGAFVRDINGQDYIQYIAPGLLASNAMFAASFESTFNTFVKLKFDRVYDAIIATPVNAEDIVVGEYLWAGTRAALYGTAFTAVIAALGLVHSLWALLLPPFLFLVGLMFSVMGLLFTSLIKSIDFYAYYFTLAITPMFLFSGIFFPIENFPAPVPQLAWMTPLYHAVNVCRELAGGPSPAVLVDVVWIVAFTGVLFLVPVQIMRRRLIS; the protein is encoded by the coding sequence TTGAATAAGATCCACCTCCCCTCACCCCGCGGGGCCTTCCGGGTGTGGCAGCGGGATCTCACGGTGTTCGGCAAGTTCTGGAAGGCGGCGCTCATGCCCAACTTCATCGAGCCGTTCTTCTATCTGGCTGCGATGGGACTGGGACTCGGCGCGTTCGTCCGGGACATAAACGGCCAGGACTACATCCAGTACATAGCGCCGGGCCTCCTCGCCAGCAACGCCATGTTCGCCGCCTCCTTCGAGAGCACCTTCAACACCTTCGTCAAACTGAAGTTCGACAGGGTCTACGACGCGATCATCGCCACCCCGGTGAACGCCGAGGACATCGTGGTCGGGGAGTACCTGTGGGCCGGGACCCGGGCGGCCCTCTACGGGACGGCCTTCACGGCGGTGATCGCCGCGCTCGGGCTGGTACACTCGCTCTGGGCGCTGCTCCTGCCGCCGTTTCTGTTCCTGGTCGGGCTGATGTTCAGCGTAATGGGGCTCCTCTTCACCAGCCTCATAAAGAGCATAGACTTCTACGCCTACTACTTCACGCTGGCGATCACCCCGATGTTCCTCTTCTCGGGGATCTTCTTCCCCATCGAGAACTTTCCGGCCCCGGTGCCGCAGCTGGCCTGGATGACCCCCCTCTACCATGCGGTGAACGTCTGCCGCGAGCTGGCGGGAGGTCCCTCGCCGGCGGTGCTGGTGGACGTGGTGTGGATAGTGGCGTTCACGGGAGTTCTCTTCCTGGTCCCGGTGCAGATAATGCGCCGGCGTCTGATCAGCTAG
- a CDS encoding YrzE family protein, which yields MTERPEDRPQERRRTGPLGDEVEETRREEASGDEQTRRVPLGDDAERTARVPSREEERETRVIRTPSAAEEQEVPYPRGYFEAAEEREARLRDIYGGVDWLAGFLGFVFAAVCGAFFSLIGGLVLGPLGGLDLAGVSTLGPAVVTGLVILAVLIFLTYLFGGYVAGRLARFDGGRNGALTVLFTAVVFVLLVVIGGFVPGAAGDAVRDFIQDVVMPALGGVAESGAVGLAVLGGAVVVALLGGVLGGRLGSRYHSQIDRTT from the coding sequence ATGACCGAGAGGCCGGAGGACAGACCGCAGGAGCGCCGCAGGACGGGGCCTCTGGGGGATGAGGTTGAGGAGACCCGCCGGGAGGAGGCTTCCGGGGACGAGCAGACCCGGAGGGTGCCGCTGGGCGACGATGCGGAGCGCACGGCCCGGGTGCCCTCGCGCGAGGAGGAGCGGGAGACGCGGGTCATCCGGACGCCCAGCGCGGCGGAGGAGCAAGAGGTGCCCTATCCGCGGGGCTACTTCGAGGCCGCGGAGGAGCGGGAGGCCCGTCTCAGGGACATATACGGCGGAGTAGATTGGCTGGCCGGTTTTCTCGGCTTCGTCTTCGCCGCGGTCTGCGGGGCGTTTTTCTCCCTCATCGGCGGGCTCGTGCTCGGGCCGCTCGGGGGCCTGGATCTGGCCGGGGTCTCCACCCTCGGGCCGGCTGTGGTGACCGGGCTGGTGATCCTGGCTGTCCTGATCTTCCTGACCTATCTGTTCGGCGGCTACGTGGCGGGGCGTCTGGCCCGCTTCGACGGCGGACGCAACGGAGCTCTGACGGTGCTCTTCACCGCGGTTGTGTTCGTGCTGCTCGTGGTGATCGGGGGCTTCGTTCCCGGGGCCGCCGGGGATGCCGTGCGCGACTTCATCCAGGATGTGGTCATGCCGGCCCTCGGCGGCGTGGCGGAGTCCGGGGCGGTGGGGCTCGCCGTGCTCGGGGGGGCGGTCGTCGTAGCCCTTCTCGGGGGCGTCCTGGGCGGTCGGTTGGGCAGCCGCTACCACTCCCAGATCGACCGGACGACTTGA
- a CDS encoding DUF2254 domain-containing protein, translating into MRGSEGRRAASFGGRLASLWESLGSSLWFLPSSMTAGVVVLFGVTYWIDLRLQGSLTGLPFLFSGSPESSRSLLSTVSESLITVLATTFSITIVALQLASGQYSPRLLRTFMADRGVQSVLGAYIATFVYSQLTLRVTGRSGQGAEAFNPLVSVTVATVFALVCIGLFIYFIQHVATIIQSSAIVEKAHEDSVGAVERLPALDGAEEDGSRALPGGLKAGEAAVLTARRSGYVQRLDLDFLAKVVSGGMKEGGVVVVEVPCGPGRFVSAGLPLARVWPSGALEETGEGAHGAFVFGRERSFEQDFAFGLRQLSDIALKGLSPGVNDPTTAMQAMDRMEAVLIALVGRALPPRVQEREVGGVRVVFEVGVYDYDDVVGLAFDQIRRAAFTSGQVAVLERLLEILDRLARANASTHRRRALWARAFTVARLAPSQMDDPHDATNLLLRVLGIGAFLARTELRPEVVRDVKEIAELSTELPGGERVRAATAAVSAS; encoded by the coding sequence GTGCGGGGTAGCGAGGGCCGGAGAGCCGCCTCGTTCGGTGGTCGGTTGGCTTCTCTGTGGGAGAGCCTCGGATCCAGCCTTTGGTTCCTGCCGTCCAGCATGACGGCAGGAGTAGTGGTGTTGTTCGGCGTGACTTACTGGATCGACCTGCGCCTGCAGGGTTCCCTCACCGGGCTGCCCTTCCTCTTCTCCGGTAGTCCGGAGTCCTCGCGATCGTTGCTCTCGACGGTCTCCGAGAGCCTCATCACGGTGCTCGCGACGACCTTCTCCATCACGATCGTCGCGCTCCAGCTCGCCAGCGGGCAGTACTCGCCGCGGCTCCTGAGGACCTTTATGGCAGACCGGGGCGTCCAGAGCGTGCTCGGAGCGTACATCGCCACGTTCGTCTACTCTCAGTTGACCTTGCGGGTGACGGGGCGGTCCGGGCAGGGGGCCGAGGCGTTCAACCCTCTCGTCTCGGTCACGGTGGCAACCGTCTTCGCGCTGGTGTGCATCGGGCTCTTCATCTACTTCATCCAGCACGTAGCCACCATCATCCAGTCCTCGGCTATAGTCGAGAAGGCGCACGAGGACTCCGTGGGGGCCGTGGAGCGGCTCCCGGCCCTCGACGGCGCGGAGGAGGATGGTTCCCGGGCACTCCCCGGCGGGCTGAAGGCCGGCGAGGCGGCCGTGCTGACGGCTCGGCGCAGCGGGTATGTGCAGCGTTTGGATCTGGACTTCCTCGCGAAGGTGGTCTCCGGCGGCATGAAGGAGGGCGGCGTGGTCGTCGTCGAGGTTCCTTGCGGGCCGGGCCGCTTCGTCTCCGCCGGCTTGCCCCTAGCCCGCGTCTGGCCCTCCGGTGCTCTGGAGGAGACCGGAGAGGGGGCTCATGGCGCTTTCGTCTTCGGCAGGGAGCGCTCCTTCGAACAGGACTTCGCCTTCGGGCTCAGGCAGCTCTCGGACATCGCCCTCAAGGGACTCTCGCCCGGCGTGAACGACCCGACGACCGCGATGCAGGCCATGGATCGGATGGAGGCAGTCCTGATCGCTCTGGTAGGCCGGGCGTTGCCCCCTCGGGTACAGGAGAGGGAGGTCGGGGGTGTGAGGGTGGTCTTCGAGGTGGGGGTCTACGACTACGACGACGTCGTCGGCCTTGCCTTCGACCAGATCCGGCGGGCCGCCTTCACCAGCGGACAGGTCGCCGTCCTGGAGCGGCTGCTGGAGATCCTCGACCGTCTCGCGCGGGCAAACGCCTCCACCCACCGCCGCCGGGCGCTGTGGGCCCGGGCTTTCACGGTGGCCCGGCTTGCGCCCTCGCAGATGGATGACCCGCACGACGCAACGAACCTCCTCCTGCGCGTCCTGGGCATCGGTGCCTTTCTCGCGAGAACCGAGCTGCGGCCGGAGGTGGTGCGAGACGTGAAGGAGATCGCCGAGCTCTCCACAGAGTTGCCCGGCGGGGAGCGGGTGCGTGCGGCCACCGCCGCCGTATCGGCTAGCTGA
- a CDS encoding class E sortase yields MVPRRNTRILKRSDRRKFRRRRQRAGFAVFSLAVLSVLGLMMFFGTETGDRAQSEEQRLVRAELPKVKQAPQVAQAERTGAGEGSEKAGEDGESPKDKPEKGEEAGKKERASIMEDPPDPPSNDLWLTVPKMGRYGDYVANTSDQAAMDQGAIKLPETGFPWQPNANTYIAAHVLGYAGTGSYLQFANLPNMTYGDKIILEDSAGTKYVYEVTEILRVTPYDVWVTNPVPGKDMVSLQTCINPPAYDMRLVVRGERVDVIPAG; encoded by the coding sequence ATGGTTCCCAGGCGTAACACCAGGATCTTGAAGCGGTCCGACCGCAGGAAGTTCAGGCGGCGGCGTCAGCGGGCGGGTTTTGCCGTCTTCTCGCTCGCGGTGCTCTCGGTGCTGGGCCTGATGATGTTCTTCGGCACCGAGACGGGTGACCGGGCGCAGAGCGAGGAACAGCGGCTGGTCAGGGCCGAGCTGCCCAAGGTGAAGCAGGCCCCGCAGGTCGCTCAGGCGGAGAGAACCGGGGCCGGGGAGGGTTCGGAGAAGGCCGGGGAGGACGGCGAGAGCCCGAAGGATAAACCGGAGAAGGGAGAGGAGGCCGGCAAGAAGGAGCGGGCCTCCATAATGGAGGATCCGCCGGACCCGCCGAGCAACGACCTGTGGCTCACGGTACCCAAGATGGGGCGTTACGGGGACTACGTGGCCAACACCAGCGACCAGGCGGCCATGGACCAGGGGGCGATAAAGCTCCCGGAGACCGGCTTCCCCTGGCAGCCCAACGCCAACACCTACATCGCGGCGCACGTTCTCGGGTATGCCGGGACCGGCAGTTACCTGCAGTTCGCCAACCTGCCCAACATGACCTACGGAGACAAGATCATCCTGGAGGACTCCGCCGGCACCAAGTACGTCTACGAGGTTACGGAGATCCTCCGGGTGACCCCCTATGACGTATGGGTGACGAATCCTGTTCCCGGCAAGGACATGGTCTCGCTGCAGACCTGCATAAACCCGCCCGCCTACGACATGCGGCTGGTCGTCCGAGGTGAGCGGGTGGACGTGATCCCGGCGGGATAG
- a CDS encoding glutamine synthetase family protein, with amino-acid sequence MSEITREDVVREAREKNVKFIRLWFTDILGTLKSFAITIDELEDALDGGMGFDGSSITGFNAIEESDMIAMPDISTFKIIPWSPKDAPTARMICDVRTPEGDPYVGDPRYVLRRALERAHEMGFDNFYCGPELEFFYFKDSSAPEPLDYGSYFDLTTLDAATALRRDTVLALQELGIDVEYSHHEVGVSQHEIDLRYDDALSMADTVMTYKTVVKEIATQHGVYATFMPKPIQNQNGSGMHTHQSLFSNGRNAFFDPDDEYFLSETAKQFIAGQLRHAREISIIFAQYVNSYKRLVPGYEAPVYIAWSRRNRSALVRVPLYHPGKEQATRVELRCPDPAANIYLCFAALLHAGLEGIEKGYELPEPMERNLYHLTHEEREKLGIQSLPEDLGEAIKEAENSELLHKALGDHVYNRLLQLKREEFEEYRVQVTPYELQRYLPVL; translated from the coding sequence ATGAGCGAGATCACGCGCGAAGACGTCGTACGGGAGGCCCGGGAGAAGAACGTCAAGTTCATCCGGCTCTGGTTCACCGACATCCTCGGCACCCTAAAGAGCTTCGCCATCACCATCGACGAGCTGGAGGACGCCCTCGACGGCGGCATGGGCTTCGACGGCTCCTCAATCACCGGCTTCAACGCCATAGAGGAGTCGGACATGATCGCCATGCCCGACATCTCCACCTTCAAGATCATCCCCTGGAGCCCCAAGGACGCGCCGACGGCCCGGATGATCTGTGACGTGCGGACGCCGGAGGGCGACCCTTATGTCGGCGACCCGCGCTACGTGCTGCGCCGGGCCCTGGAGCGGGCCCACGAGATGGGCTTCGACAACTTCTACTGCGGGCCGGAGCTGGAGTTCTTCTACTTCAAGGACTCCAGCGCCCCCGAGCCGCTGGACTACGGCAGCTACTTCGACCTCACCACGCTGGATGCGGCCACCGCGCTGCGGCGGGACACGGTGCTCGCGCTGCAGGAGCTGGGCATTGACGTGGAGTACTCCCACCACGAGGTCGGCGTGAGCCAGCACGAGATCGACCTCCGCTACGACGACGCCCTCTCCATGGCCGACACCGTCATGACCTACAAGACGGTGGTCAAGGAGATCGCCACCCAGCACGGGGTCTACGCCACCTTCATGCCCAAGCCCATCCAGAACCAGAACGGCTCGGGGATGCACACCCACCAGAGCCTCTTCTCCAACGGGCGCAACGCCTTCTTCGACCCCGACGACGAGTACTTCCTCTCCGAGACGGCCAAACAGTTCATAGCCGGCCAGCTCAGGCACGCCCGCGAGATCTCGATCATCTTCGCCCAGTACGTGAACTCCTACAAGCGGCTGGTCCCCGGCTACGAGGCCCCGGTCTACATCGCCTGGAGCCGCCGCAACCGCTCGGCGCTGGTGCGGGTGCCGCTCTACCACCCGGGCAAGGAACAGGCCACCCGGGTGGAGCTCCGCTGCCCGGACCCCGCGGCGAACATCTACCTGTGCTTCGCCGCCCTGCTGCACGCGGGCCTGGAGGGCATCGAGAAGGGCTACGAGCTGCCCGAGCCGATGGAGCGCAACCTCTACCACCTGACCCACGAGGAGCGGGAGAAGCTGGGCATCCAGAGCCTCCCGGAGGACCTGGGCGAGGCGATAAAGGAGGCCGAGAACTCCGAGTTGCTGCACAAGGCCCTCGGAGATCACGTCTACAACCGCCTCCTGCAGCTGAAGCGCGAGGAGTTCGAGGAGTACCGGGTGCAGGTAACCCCCTACGAGCTGCAGCGCTACCTGCCGGTCCTCTAA
- a CDS encoding MBL fold metallo-hydrolase has translation MILEKLTVGTFQENCYILGDEASGTGVLVDPGDEAVRIALAVEQTGLEIEKILLTHAHIDHVGAVAALIDEYGCPVLAHRESEQLLEQLPTQALMMGLRFGKVPELDGYIEDEEELEVGNLTLRALYTPGHAPGHLAFYLESEGVLLSGDALFAGSVGRTDLPGGDAGQLMRSIRERLLVLPDTTVVHPGHGPQTTIGNERSYNPFLQQGGGIL, from the coding sequence GTGATCCTGGAGAAGCTCACCGTCGGAACCTTTCAGGAGAACTGCTACATACTCGGTGACGAGGCCAGCGGCACCGGGGTGCTGGTGGACCCCGGCGACGAGGCGGTCAGGATAGCCCTGGCCGTCGAGCAGACCGGGCTGGAGATCGAGAAGATCCTCCTCACCCACGCCCACATAGACCACGTGGGGGCGGTAGCGGCGCTGATCGACGAGTACGGCTGCCCGGTTCTGGCCCACCGCGAGTCGGAGCAACTGCTCGAACAGCTCCCCACCCAGGCGCTGATGATGGGCCTCCGCTTCGGCAAGGTCCCCGAGCTGGACGGTTACATCGAGGACGAGGAGGAGCTGGAGGTCGGGAACCTCACCCTCAGGGCTCTCTACACTCCGGGGCATGCCCCGGGGCACCTGGCCTTCTACCTGGAGAGCGAGGGGGTGCTCCTCTCCGGGGACGCCCTGTTCGCCGGCAGCGTCGGCCGGACGGACCTGCCCGGCGGAGACGCCGGGCAGCTCATGCGCAGCATAAGGGAGCGCCTGCTGGTCCTGCCCGATACGACCGTCGTGCATCCCGGCCACGGCCCGCAGACGACCATCGGCAACGAACGGTCCTACAATCCGTTTCTGCAGCAGGGAGGTGGCATCCTGTGA
- a CDS encoding alpha/beta fold hydrolase codes for MSTALIVILVVVLLLVGVSVALGRTTHQVESAPETEYLELEGIWVRYGVTGGGPPVVLVHGWLSSSRIWEQLAGRLAQRFTVYTLDLSGFGDSDKPLSGYGIRYGSRLLYAFCAHFGLTHASVVGHDLGANMAIKLAADHPDVVGRLVVVAAPAQEDQMDLPTPLWLATLPVVGPLFYMLGKVLRPVRVLWMRPFVADPEELPEEVVEDAARSTPAAVSKTLRVARRELSGGRLARQARMVRVPALIVAGEEDQIVDPHSAAVWGRSLERSEVCLMDGCGHLPMVERVAGFNAQILAFLTGDSRYLDYVERAAGMPGEEPTESMEAAAAEEEGEDVPSGEGREEIRRDLLRNGRSGTGDGRGKIFPEVPENLFEWPGSWEEYQAGRRRRPEGDEEGSDGEEPRSS; via the coding sequence ATGAGCACGGCCTTGATCGTCATCCTCGTCGTGGTGCTGTTGCTCGTGGGCGTCTCGGTTGCGCTCGGGAGGACGACCCACCAGGTCGAGAGTGCCCCCGAGACCGAGTACCTGGAGCTGGAGGGCATCTGGGTGCGTTACGGGGTGACCGGTGGCGGGCCGCCGGTCGTGCTGGTGCACGGCTGGCTCTCCTCCAGCCGCATCTGGGAGCAGCTCGCCGGTAGGCTGGCCCAGCGGTTCACCGTCTACACGCTGGATCTGAGCGGCTTCGGCGACTCGGACAAACCACTCTCCGGGTACGGCATCCGCTACGGCAGCCGGCTGCTCTACGCCTTCTGCGCCCACTTCGGGCTCACCCACGCCAGCGTGGTGGGCCACGATCTCGGGGCGAACATGGCCATCAAGCTCGCGGCGGACCATCCGGACGTTGTGGGGCGCCTCGTCGTCGTCGCCGCCCCGGCGCAGGAAGACCAGATGGATTTGCCAACGCCCCTGTGGCTGGCGACCCTGCCGGTGGTGGGGCCGCTCTTCTACATGCTGGGGAAGGTCCTGCGTCCGGTGCGGGTGCTCTGGATGCGCCCGTTCGTCGCCGACCCCGAAGAGTTGCCGGAGGAGGTGGTCGAGGATGCCGCCCGCTCGACCCCTGCTGCGGTGAGCAAGACGCTGCGGGTGGCGCGGAGGGAGCTCTCCGGGGGACGCCTCGCGCGGCAGGCCCGGATGGTTCGGGTGCCGGCCCTGATCGTGGCCGGCGAGGAAGACCAGATCGTCGATCCCCACTCGGCCGCGGTGTGGGGCAGGAGCCTGGAGCGCTCCGAGGTCTGCCTGATGGATGGTTGCGGACACCTGCCGATGGTGGAGCGGGTAGCCGGGTTCAACGCCCAGATACTCGCCTTCCTCACCGGCGACTCTCGCTACCTGGACTACGTGGAGCGCGCCGCCGGGATGCCCGGTGAGGAGCCGACCGAGTCCATGGAGGCGGCTGCTGCGGAAGAGGAGGGGGAAGACGTGCCGTCCGGAGAGGGGCGGGAGGAGATTCGGCGTGATCTCTTGCGCAACGGACGCTCCGGTACGGGGGACGGACGGGGGAAGATCTTCCCCGAAGTCCCGGAGAACCTCTTCGAGTGGCCGGGAAGCTGGGAGGAGTATCAGGCTGGCCGCCGCAGGCGCCCGGAGGGCGACGAAGAGGGCAGCGACGGGGAGGAACCCCGCTCCTCCTAG
- a CDS encoding ABC transporter ATP-binding protein, producing MGAEAGSGSGRTARLVASGLTKSYDGFRAVKGVDFEVYEGECFGFLGPNGAGKTTTMKMIYGAAVPSGGHLEVAGLDVRRNIREVKRRIGVVPQEDNLDEELEVLENLLVFGRYFDLPGKVIRRRAEELLAFVQLSERAGAKVEQLSGGMKRRLLIARALINDPELVVLDEPTTGLDPQARHLVWEKLRQLKAGGTTLVLTTHYMDEAAQLCDRLVIMDGGRIIAAGTPRELIEENTSPEVLEFRPSPERLGDLQELLEREAEHVERSADLLLAYTDDAERLESRVRESGIPIENTLYRRASLEDVFLRLTGRRLIE from the coding sequence TTGGGAGCGGAGGCCGGATCAGGGTCTGGCCGCACCGCCAGGCTGGTGGCGAGCGGCCTGACGAAGAGCTACGACGGTTTTCGCGCCGTCAAGGGCGTGGACTTCGAGGTCTACGAGGGGGAGTGCTTCGGCTTTCTCGGCCCAAACGGTGCCGGCAAGACGACGACGATGAAGATGATCTACGGCGCCGCGGTGCCCTCGGGCGGCCATCTGGAGGTTGCGGGGCTCGACGTGCGGAGGAACATTCGGGAGGTCAAGCGCCGGATCGGGGTCGTCCCCCAGGAGGACAACCTGGACGAGGAGCTGGAGGTGTTGGAGAACCTGCTGGTCTTCGGCCGGTACTTCGACCTCCCGGGCAAGGTCATCCGGCGGCGGGCCGAGGAGTTGCTGGCCTTCGTCCAGCTCTCCGAGAGGGCCGGGGCGAAGGTGGAGCAGCTCTCCGGCGGGATGAAGCGGCGGCTCCTGATCGCGCGGGCGCTCATCAACGACCCGGAGCTGGTGGTGCTCGACGAGCCGACCACCGGCCTCGACCCGCAGGCCCGCCACCTGGTGTGGGAGAAGCTCCGGCAGCTCAAGGCCGGGGGCACGACGCTGGTTCTGACCACCCACTACATGGACGAGGCGGCCCAGCTCTGCGACCGGCTGGTCATCATGGACGGCGGCAGGATCATAGCCGCCGGCACCCCGCGGGAACTCATCGAGGAGAACACCTCGCCGGAGGTTCTGGAGTTCAGGCCATCGCCGGAGAGGCTCGGGGATCTGCAGGAGTTGCTGGAGAGGGAAGCCGAGCACGTCGAGCGCAGCGCCGACCTCTTGCTCGCCTACACGGATGACGCCGAGAGGCTGGAGAGCCGGGTACGGGAATCCGGAATCCCGATAGAGAACACCCTCTACCGGCGGGCCAGCCTGGAGGACGTCTTCCTGCGCCTGACAGGAAGGAGGCTGATTGAATAA
- a CDS encoding GNAT family N-acetyltransferase — MEMEHFTLRYATAEDGPAMAALVIEGFIDKFRPIFRGGMDRSIRIMERWIELEHELGGVRSLVIEDPTCGGLAASVGVRLTEPREDLLSRRLWKVFRQNLGFLRTLWATTLLSYPRYTTSPDEAYVERLVVAPGFRRRGLARNLLSASERMALEADKRAVGLHVSGNNIPALTLYDSAGYREVSRQRSLLTARFLGIHTWVYMRKEPLHS, encoded by the coding sequence ATGGAGATGGAGCACTTCACCCTCCGATACGCCACCGCCGAAGACGGCCCCGCCATGGCCGCGCTCGTCATCGAGGGCTTCATAGACAAATTCCGTCCCATCTTCCGCGGCGGGATGGACCGCTCCATCCGCATTATGGAGCGGTGGATCGAACTGGAGCACGAGCTGGGCGGCGTCCGGTCGCTGGTGATCGAAGACCCGACCTGCGGGGGCCTCGCGGCGAGCGTCGGCGTGCGGCTCACCGAGCCCCGGGAGGATCTCCTCTCCCGCCGACTGTGGAAGGTCTTCCGGCAAAACCTGGGGTTCCTGCGCACCCTCTGGGCCACGACCCTCCTCTCCTACCCCCGCTACACCACCTCTCCCGACGAGGCCTACGTGGAGCGGCTGGTGGTGGCACCAGGCTTCAGAAGAAGGGGGCTCGCCCGGAACCTGCTCTCCGCCTCGGAGCGGATGGCCCTCGAGGCCGACAAACGAGCTGTCGGTCTGCACGTCAGCGGGAACAACATCCCGGCCCTGACGCTCTACGACTCGGCGGGGTACAGGGAGGTCTCCCGCCAGCGCTCGCTGCTCACAGCGCGTTTTCTGGGGATACACACCTGGGTCTACATGCGCAAGGAGCCTCTCCACTCCTAG